In Streptomyces puniciscabiei, a single genomic region encodes these proteins:
- a CDS encoding CoA transferase — protein sequence MTADIEVAWTALGGDPALVSRVTPEERPGALPARLPVRQLARACVGVCALAAAELAARRAGLTEVPGVRVDDGAVAAAFHSERNLLVDGRAPVSFAPLSRFWRTADGWVRTHANYPHHRTRLLGALGLPADASPEAVAGLLAERSAVEVEEAVCGAGGLAVALRTPKEWAVTEQAAEVTARPLVELERLDSAPARVLAPLDPATTPLLPAAGVRVLDLTRVLAGPVATRTLALLGADVLRVDAPWLPELPDQHADTGFGKRSATLDLATGGDTLEELLATADVVVTGYRPGALDRFGLSPKALCARRPGLVVAQVSAWGAYGPWGGRRGFDSLVQVATGIAVTEGSGTEPGALPAQALDHGTGYLLAAAVLRALTEQSYDGGGRLVRLALARTAHWLTDGIRPAAATGAPYQGPDTWLAETDSPLGRLRHALPPVSLAGGPADWARPPVPWGSDGARWR from the coding sequence ATGACTGCTGACATCGAGGTGGCATGGACCGCACTGGGCGGCGACCCCGCCCTCGTCTCCCGCGTGACGCCGGAAGAGCGCCCCGGCGCTCTTCCGGCGCGGCTTCCCGTACGGCAGCTGGCGCGCGCGTGCGTCGGCGTCTGCGCGCTGGCAGCCGCGGAACTGGCGGCCCGGCGCGCCGGGCTCACCGAGGTGCCCGGCGTCCGGGTCGACGACGGCGCCGTGGCGGCCGCCTTCCACAGTGAACGGAACCTGCTGGTCGACGGGCGCGCACCGGTCTCCTTTGCGCCGCTGTCGCGGTTCTGGCGGACGGCCGACGGCTGGGTGCGCACCCACGCCAACTACCCGCACCACCGAACCCGGTTGCTCGGCGCGCTGGGCCTGCCGGCGGACGCCTCGCCGGAGGCGGTGGCCGGTCTGCTCGCCGAGCGGTCCGCGGTGGAGGTCGAGGAGGCGGTGTGCGGCGCCGGCGGCCTCGCCGTGGCCCTGCGCACCCCGAAGGAGTGGGCGGTCACCGAGCAGGCCGCCGAGGTGACCGCACGCCCGCTGGTCGAGCTCGAGCGCCTCGACTCCGCGCCCGCACGCGTGCTCGCCCCGCTCGATCCCGCCACCACTCCCCTGCTCCCCGCCGCTGGAGTGCGCGTGCTGGACCTGACCCGGGTGCTGGCCGGCCCGGTCGCCACCCGCACCCTCGCCCTGCTCGGCGCGGACGTGCTCCGCGTGGACGCCCCCTGGCTGCCCGAGCTCCCCGACCAGCACGCCGACACGGGCTTTGGGAAGCGGTCGGCGACGCTCGACCTCGCCACCGGCGGCGACACCCTCGAGGAGCTGCTGGCCACGGCCGACGTGGTCGTCACCGGCTACCGGCCGGGCGCCCTCGACCGGTTCGGGCTCTCGCCGAAGGCGCTGTGCGCACGCCGGCCCGGCCTGGTGGTGGCGCAGGTCTCGGCATGGGGCGCGTACGGCCCCTGGGGCGGGCGGCGCGGCTTCGACAGCCTGGTGCAGGTCGCGACGGGCATCGCCGTGACCGAGGGCTCGGGGACGGAGCCCGGCGCGCTGCCGGCGCAGGCACTGGACCACGGCACCGGCTACCTGCTGGCGGCGGCCGTACTGCGGGCGCTGACCGAGCAGTCGTACGACGGGGGCGGCCGACTGGTGCGGCTGGCGCTGGCCCGGACCGCGCACTGGCTGACCGACGGGATCCGGCCGGCCGCGGCCACGGGTGCGCCATACCAGGGCCCGGACACCTGGCTGGCCGAGACGGACAGCCCGCTCGGCCGGCTGCGGCACGCCCTGCCGCCGGTGTCCTTGGCGGGCGGTCCCGCCGACTGGGCGCGGCCTCCGGTGCCGTGGGGGTCGGACGGCGCCCGCTGGCGGTGA
- a CDS encoding S8 family peptidase, with the protein MVHLRSRRRLALAVPVVLSLTASLGFLPTAATAAPAAAGAVRAADGPNLAYVVNTRTDHRTIESVQREIVRNGGSIVASYDTIGVIVVHSAQADFAARMRAVRGVDSAGATRTAPLSAAGTTDEGAVQVLSKAEAAQLARSAAPGEEPLEADQWDLRAIGADRAARIDPGSRSVTVGVIDTGVDDTHPDIAPNFSASQSANCVSGRADTTYGAWRPADAGHYHGTHVAGEIAAARNGMGVAGVAPGVKVASITVAQPDSTQLFYPESVVCAFVFAADHGIQITNNSYYVDPWLYNCMDDPDQRAIVDAVNRAQLYAQRKGTLNVASAGNSNDDLDAHALVDDSSPDDSTATTRTVDPHECFDVPTQLPGVVTVSAVGVKGAKSYYSSYGQGVIDVAGPGGDKYQIPDTPSKNGRILSTLPNGQYGFLQGTSMASPHVAAVAALLKSAHPHATPAQLQALLKAEADNPGCPSGPYDGDGDGVVDATCVGGKRVNGFYGFGVVNALRAVE; encoded by the coding sequence ATGGTTCATCTGCGTTCCAGACGCCGGCTCGCGCTCGCCGTGCCCGTCGTGCTCTCCCTGACCGCCTCGCTCGGCTTCCTGCCGACGGCTGCCACGGCCGCCCCCGCTGCGGCCGGCGCGGTGCGGGCGGCGGACGGACCGAACCTCGCGTACGTGGTCAACACCCGTACGGATCACCGCACGATCGAGTCCGTGCAGCGGGAGATCGTCCGCAACGGCGGCTCGATCGTGGCCAGTTACGACACGATCGGTGTGATCGTCGTCCACTCGGCGCAGGCGGACTTCGCCGCGCGGATGCGCGCGGTGCGCGGGGTGGACTCGGCGGGCGCCACGCGCACGGCGCCGCTGAGTGCCGCGGGGACGACCGACGAGGGCGCGGTGCAGGTCCTGTCGAAGGCGGAGGCCGCGCAGCTCGCCAGGAGCGCCGCGCCGGGCGAGGAGCCGCTCGAGGCGGACCAGTGGGACCTGCGGGCGATCGGCGCCGACCGGGCCGCACGGATCGACCCGGGCAGCCGCAGTGTGACCGTCGGTGTCATCGACACGGGCGTGGACGACACCCACCCGGACATCGCCCCGAACTTCTCCGCCTCGCAGTCGGCGAACTGTGTGAGCGGCAGGGCGGACACGACGTACGGCGCCTGGCGCCCGGCGGACGCAGGCCACTACCACGGCACCCATGTGGCCGGCGAGATAGCCGCGGCTCGCAACGGCATGGGCGTGGCCGGTGTGGCGCCGGGCGTGAAGGTCGCGAGCATCACGGTGGCCCAGCCCGACTCGACGCAGCTGTTCTACCCGGAGAGCGTGGTCTGCGCCTTCGTCTTCGCCGCCGACCACGGCATACAGATCACCAACAACAGCTACTACGTTGATCCGTGGCTGTACAACTGCATGGACGATCCGGATCAACGCGCCATCGTTGACGCGGTCAACAGGGCCCAGCTGTATGCACAGCGCAAGGGCACGCTCAATGTGGCATCCGCGGGCAACTCCAACGACGACCTGGACGCGCACGCGCTCGTGGACGACTCCAGTCCCGACGACTCGACGGCCACGACCCGCACGGTCGACCCTCATGAGTGCTTCGACGTGCCGACCCAGCTGCCCGGTGTGGTGACCGTGAGCGCGGTGGGCGTGAAGGGCGCCAAGTCGTACTACTCCAGCTACGGCCAGGGCGTGATCGACGTGGCGGGGCCGGGCGGCGACAAGTACCAGATCCCGGACACGCCGTCGAAGAACGGCCGCATCCTGTCCACGCTGCCGAACGGCCAGTACGGCTTCCTCCAGGGCACCTCGATGGCCTCCCCGCACGTGGCCGCGGTGGCCGCGCTGCTGAAGTCCGCCCATCCGCACGCCACTCCCGCCCAGCTGCAGGCCCTGCTGAAGGCCGAGGCGGACAACCCGGGCTGCCCGAGCGGTCCTTACGACGGCGACGGCGACGGGGTCGTGGACGCGACGTGCGTCGGCGGCAAGCGCGTCAACGGTTTCTACGGCTTCGGCGTCGTCAACGCGCTGCGCGCCGTCGAGTAG
- a CDS encoding amidohydrolase family protein: MNDRYTVISADCHAGADLLDYRPYLEKRYHDDFDVWAATYVNPYEDLLADSADRNWNSERRLAELEADGIVAEVIFPNTIPPFFPSGSLMAPPPTAADFERRWAGLRAHNRWLADFCAAAPGRRAGVFQILLGDVEEAVKEIRWAASAGLKGGLMLPGTPPGSGLPELYSRTYDPIWATCEELGVPVNHHAGSASPPLGEEPAARAVFMVETTWFSHRALWHLVFGGAFRRHPELRLVLTEQGSGWIPGVLGMLDYYHARLVAAATKAGTAEAKFGAGLADGMGAAPSQVWRDNCFVGASFMRPHEVPLRDRIGVDKIMWGSDYPHDEGTHPYTREALRFAYAGVPRAEVAAMLGGNAARVYGFDLALLDPLAAKVGPTVAEVAEPLTDPPADATSPVFARGASVRVW, encoded by the coding sequence GTGAACGACCGGTACACGGTGATCTCCGCCGACTGCCATGCGGGAGCCGATCTCCTGGACTACAGGCCGTACCTGGAGAAGCGCTACCACGACGACTTCGACGTGTGGGCCGCCACCTACGTCAACCCCTACGAGGACCTGCTCGCCGACTCGGCCGACCGCAACTGGAACTCCGAACGGCGCCTCGCGGAGCTGGAGGCGGACGGGATCGTCGCGGAGGTGATCTTCCCGAACACCATCCCGCCGTTCTTCCCGTCCGGCTCGCTCATGGCCCCGCCGCCGACCGCTGCGGACTTCGAGCGGCGCTGGGCGGGCCTGCGCGCCCACAACCGCTGGCTCGCGGACTTCTGCGCCGCCGCGCCGGGCCGCCGGGCGGGTGTCTTCCAGATCCTGCTCGGGGACGTCGAGGAGGCCGTCAAGGAGATCCGGTGGGCCGCCTCGGCGGGCCTGAAGGGCGGCCTCATGCTGCCCGGCACCCCGCCCGGCTCCGGCCTGCCCGAGCTGTACTCGCGGACGTACGACCCGATCTGGGCCACGTGCGAGGAGCTCGGCGTCCCCGTCAACCACCACGCCGGCTCGGCCTCCCCGCCGCTCGGCGAGGAACCGGCCGCCCGCGCGGTGTTCATGGTGGAGACGACCTGGTTCTCCCACCGCGCCCTGTGGCACCTGGTGTTCGGCGGCGCCTTCCGCCGGCATCCCGAGCTGAGGCTGGTCCTGACCGAACAGGGCTCCGGCTGGATCCCCGGGGTGCTCGGCATGCTGGACTACTACCACGCCCGCCTGGTCGCGGCGGCCACGAAGGCCGGCACCGCCGAGGCCAAGTTCGGTGCCGGACTGGCCGACGGCATGGGTGCGGCGCCCTCGCAGGTGTGGCGGGACAACTGCTTCGTCGGCGCCAGCTTCATGCGCCCGCACGAGGTGCCGCTGCGGGACCGCATCGGCGTCGACAAGATCATGTGGGGCAGCGACTACCCGCACGACGAGGGCACCCATCCCTACACCCGCGAGGCCCTGCGGTTCGCCTACGCGGGCGTGCCGCGCGCGGAGGTCGCGGCGATGCTGGGCGGCAACGCGGCCCGCGTCTACGGCTTCGACCTCGCGCTCCTCGACCCCCTCGCGGCGAAGGTGGGCCCCACGGTGGCCGAGGTGGCCGAGCCCCTGACGGACCCTCCGGCGGACGCGACCAGCCCGGTGTTCGCCCGCGGGGCGTCGGTCCGGGTGTGGTGA
- a CDS encoding zinc-dependent alcohol dehydrogenase family protein: MRATTIHAPYDMRVEDVPEPVVQLPTDAVVRVLRACICGSDLWAYRGEAARQPGQRIGHEFLGVVEETGSEVSTVRRGDLVVAPFMWSDGVCDYCREGLTTSCEHGGFWGSVGYDGGQGEAVRVPFADGTLVQLPKDAASDDHLLSALLTLSDVLGTGHHAALGAGARPGATVAVVGDGAVGLCAVLAAKRLGAERIIALGRHEVRTDIARRFGATDVVAERGDAAVEAVRELTRGQGAHAVVEAVGTEQSMRTAVNITRDGGAIGFVGVPHGSGTGLDLGVMFDRNIALRGGVAPVRAYIPDLLPDVLDGTIDPSPVFDMTVDIEGVPGGYKAMDERTALKVLVTGDR; encoded by the coding sequence ATGCGCGCCACCACCATCCACGCCCCGTACGACATGCGCGTGGAGGACGTCCCCGAGCCCGTGGTGCAGCTGCCCACCGACGCCGTGGTGCGGGTGCTGCGCGCCTGCATCTGCGGCAGCGACCTGTGGGCCTACCGGGGCGAGGCGGCCCGGCAGCCGGGCCAGCGCATCGGGCACGAGTTCCTCGGTGTCGTGGAGGAGACCGGCTCCGAGGTGAGCACGGTCCGGCGCGGTGACCTGGTGGTCGCGCCGTTCATGTGGTCCGACGGCGTCTGCGACTACTGCCGCGAGGGCCTGACGACGTCCTGCGAGCACGGCGGCTTCTGGGGCTCCGTCGGCTACGACGGCGGCCAGGGCGAGGCCGTGCGCGTGCCGTTCGCCGACGGCACCCTCGTCCAGCTCCCCAAGGACGCGGCCTCCGACGACCACCTGCTGTCCGCCCTGCTGACCCTCTCCGACGTCCTCGGCACCGGCCACCACGCCGCCCTCGGCGCGGGCGCCCGCCCCGGCGCCACGGTCGCCGTCGTCGGGGACGGCGCGGTCGGCCTGTGCGCGGTACTGGCCGCCAAGCGGCTGGGCGCCGAGCGGATCATCGCGCTCGGCCGGCACGAGGTCCGCACCGACATCGCGCGCCGCTTCGGCGCCACCGACGTCGTCGCCGAGCGCGGGGACGCGGCCGTCGAGGCCGTCCGCGAGCTCACCCGCGGCCAGGGCGCGCACGCCGTCGTCGAGGCCGTCGGCACCGAGCAGTCCATGCGGACGGCCGTCAACATCACCCGCGACGGCGGCGCCATCGGCTTCGTCGGCGTGCCGCACGGCAGCGGCACCGGCCTCGACCTCGGCGTCATGTTCGACCGGAACATCGCCCTGCGCGGCGGCGTGGCCCCGGTCCGCGCCTACATCCCGGACCTCCTCCCCGACGTCCTCGACGGCACGATCGACCCCTCGCCGGTGTTCGACATGACCGTGGACATCGAGGGCGTGCCCGGGGGCTACAAGGCGATGGACGAGCGCACCGCCCTCAAGGTCCTGGTCACGGGCGACCGGTGA
- a CDS encoding CopD family protein, whose translation MSSIRPTGEATDAAVRPRRSGTGRAVAVLALGVLGALIPLLGPSAALHGTGEAAAPGVGGIGLLRAVLFAALSVPLGELFVHRLARRLPGAPPERPRSWAPPATTAGFVAALALASVVSAGNLIPHSPGQIDVGGLYGSRDGRLALLEVNAFLLAALCAYLRRPASQVWPLTAVVVAEALRAHPTTEQSPLVGSGLTLVHLTCAALWAGGLLHALRLIGRWHGDPAGAALLGRYARVAALLLAAITATGVCSSLRRMPSGTIVDQLTATAYGRTLLAKVILVAAVALLALWARIRLRRARDPLTAYAPARAEVIALGAVVAVSGLLTALPLPIRWS comes from the coding sequence GTGAGCTCGATACGACCGACCGGCGAGGCGACCGACGCGGCGGTCCGCCCCCGGCGCTCCGGCACCGGCCGGGCCGTCGCCGTCCTGGCCCTGGGGGTGCTGGGCGCCCTGATCCCCCTGCTCGGCCCGTCGGCGGCGCTGCACGGCACCGGGGAGGCCGCCGCACCGGGGGTGGGCGGCATCGGGCTGCTGCGCGCGGTGCTGTTCGCCGCCCTGAGCGTGCCGCTGGGCGAGCTGTTCGTGCACCGGCTCGCCCGGCGCCTTCCGGGTGCTCCGCCCGAACGGCCGCGCAGCTGGGCTCCGCCCGCCACCACCGCCGGTTTCGTCGCCGCGCTGGCGCTCGCCTCGGTGGTGTCCGCCGGCAATCTGATCCCGCACTCCCCCGGCCAGATCGACGTCGGCGGCCTGTACGGCTCCCGCGACGGCCGGCTGGCCCTGCTGGAGGTCAACGCCTTTCTGCTGGCGGCCCTGTGCGCGTATCTGCGCCGCCCGGCGTCCCAGGTGTGGCCGCTGACCGCGGTGGTGGTCGCGGAGGCGCTGCGCGCCCACCCCACGACCGAGCAGAGCCCGCTGGTGGGCTCGGGCCTGACGCTGGTGCACCTGACGTGCGCGGCGCTGTGGGCCGGTGGCCTCCTGCACGCCCTGCGGCTGATCGGGCGGTGGCACGGCGATCCGGCCGGGGCCGCGCTGCTCGGCCGCTACGCGCGCGTGGCGGCCCTCCTGCTCGCCGCCATCACCGCGACGGGCGTGTGCAGTTCGCTGCGCCGCATGCCGTCGGGCACGATCGTGGACCAGCTGACGGCGACGGCCTACGGACGCACCCTGCTGGCCAAGGTGATCCTGGTCGCCGCCGTCGCCCTGCTCGCCCTGTGGGCGCGGATCCGGCTGCGCCGCGCCCGCGACCCGCTGACCGCGTACGCGCCCGCGCGGGCCGAGGTTATCGCCCTGGGCGCGGTCGTCGCGGTCTCGGGTCTGCTCACCGCACTGCCGCTGCCGATCCGCTGGAGCTAG
- a CDS encoding VIT1/CCC1 transporter family protein, with amino-acid sequence MTEPTHEEAHGGALGSRLNWLRAAVLGANDGIVSTAGIVVGVAGATQSRAALLTAGLAGLLAGSMSMAAGEYVSVSTQRDSERAALAMEKRELREQPEAELQELTTLLEERGLSRDVAREAAEQLTARDPLKAHARVELGIDPDELTNPWNAAWASFLSFTVGALLPLLAIVLPPAGWRLPVTVLSVLAALVLTGWSSARLGAADPKPAVLRNVAGGALAMGVTYAAGRLLGAAGV; translated from the coding sequence GTGACCGAGCCAACCCACGAAGAGGCCCACGGGGGCGCGCTCGGCTCGCGGCTGAACTGGCTGCGGGCCGCCGTGCTCGGCGCGAACGACGGCATCGTCTCCACCGCGGGCATCGTCGTCGGCGTGGCCGGCGCGACCCAGAGCCGGGCCGCCCTGCTCACCGCCGGACTGGCCGGCCTGCTCGCCGGGTCGATGTCCATGGCGGCCGGCGAGTACGTCTCCGTGTCCACCCAGCGCGACTCCGAGAGGGCCGCGCTGGCCATGGAGAAACGGGAACTGCGGGAGCAGCCGGAGGCCGAGCTGCAGGAGCTGACCACGCTGCTGGAGGAACGCGGGCTGTCCCGGGACGTGGCCCGGGAGGCCGCCGAACAGCTCACCGCGCGGGACCCGCTCAAGGCGCACGCACGCGTGGAGCTCGGCATCGACCCGGACGAACTGACCAACCCGTGGAACGCGGCCTGGGCGAGCTTTCTGTCGTTCACCGTGGGCGCGCTGCTGCCGCTGCTGGCCATCGTGCTGCCGCCGGCCGGCTGGCGGCTCCCGGTGACCGTGCTCTCCGTGCTGGCCGCGCTCGTGCTGACCGGGTGGAGCAGCGCCCGTCTGGGCGCGGCCGACCCGAAGCCCGCGGTCCTGCGAAACGTGGCGGGCGGGGCGCTGGCGATGGGAGTCACCTACGCGGCGGGCCGTCTGCTGGGCGCGGCGGGGGTCTGA
- a CDS encoding SDR family NAD(P)-dependent oxidoreductase: MDLEAGQVAVVTGAASGIGLALARRFAAEGLKVVLADVEEAALDKAAADLRAEGAEVHARVADVGERAQVMELAEAAYDTYGAVHVLCNNAGVGSGAEGRMWEHDPNDWRWAFAVNVWGVFHGVQAFVPRMIKSGQPGHVVNTSSGDGGIAPLPTASVYAVTKAAVVTLTESLYAHLKAEHARVGASVLFPGPHMLRTGLWESHRNRPARYAKQRPRRTPYRSLDQWEAAMRAAGKEVRFTPVEEVAGLVVAGIREDRFWLLPASEHSDAQIRARARSMLDRTNPSYLESFVLD, translated from the coding sequence ATGGACCTCGAAGCCGGGCAGGTCGCCGTCGTCACCGGGGCGGCGAGCGGGATCGGGCTCGCCCTGGCCCGGCGGTTCGCCGCCGAGGGCCTGAAGGTGGTCCTCGCCGACGTGGAGGAGGCCGCCCTGGACAAGGCCGCCGCGGACCTGCGGGCCGAGGGCGCCGAGGTGCACGCGCGCGTGGCAGACGTCGGCGAGCGCGCCCAGGTCATGGAGCTGGCGGAGGCGGCGTACGACACCTATGGCGCCGTGCACGTCCTGTGCAACAACGCGGGCGTCGGCTCGGGTGCCGAGGGCCGGATGTGGGAGCACGACCCCAACGACTGGCGGTGGGCCTTCGCCGTCAATGTGTGGGGTGTCTTCCATGGCGTCCAGGCGTTCGTACCCAGGATGATCAAGTCGGGTCAACCCGGTCATGTGGTCAATACATCCTCAGGCGACGGCGGCATCGCACCCCTCCCGACCGCCTCCGTCTACGCGGTCACCAAGGCTGCCGTCGTCACCCTGACGGAGTCCCTGTACGCGCACCTGAAGGCCGAGCACGCGCGCGTGGGCGCCTCGGTGCTCTTCCCGGGCCCGCACATGCTGCGCACCGGCCTGTGGGAGTCGCACCGCAACCGCCCCGCACGCTACGCCAAACAGCGCCCGCGCAGGACCCCGTACCGCAGCCTCGACCAGTGGGAGGCGGCGATGCGCGCGGCCGGCAAGGAGGTCCGCTTCACGCCCGTCGAGGAGGTCGCCGGCCTCGTCGTGGCCGGCATCCGCGAGGACCGCTTCTGGCTGCTGCCGGCGAGCGAGCACAGCGACGCGCAGATCCGCGCCCGGGCCCGGTCGATGCTGGACCGGACGAACCCGTCGTACCTCGAAAGCTTCGTCCTGGACTGA
- a CDS encoding amidohydrolase family protein, protein MSAYDDPYLIISSDCHAGLPTEEYRPYLESRFHRDFDEFLAGQGRRREEMTRLGIRNETFADRWFRDNEEGLRGGWDTAQRLKELDGDGVAAEVVFPDADAVDSRTAAPFGVGLGLSGDHDPELGMAGARAHNRWLADFVSEHPERHCGVALLPVTAPVDQVVAEIHRARESGLGALMIPAMWADREPYHDRRYDPVWAAAAECGMPVLTHSGAAPREEYGDHLGIYVSEVTWWPARPLWFLLWSGVFERHPGLRFGVAESGCWWLPNLLWFMDRLYLGAHGGKKLSPFEELKRPPHEYLDRQVFVCATNTKRRELAQRYEIGVDNILWGSDFPHPEGTWPDTRAWLRRTFHDIPVSETRRMLGLAAAEVFGFDIGKLTPLARRIGPAPADLGQPADQAAVEASWARSRETGRHWLTGQDFPALGVTR, encoded by the coding sequence GTGAGCGCATACGACGACCCGTACCTGATCATCTCCTCCGACTGCCACGCCGGACTGCCCACCGAGGAGTACCGGCCGTACCTGGAGTCCCGTTTCCACCGGGACTTCGACGAGTTCCTCGCGGGCCAGGGCCGGCGCCGCGAGGAGATGACCCGGCTCGGCATCCGCAACGAGACCTTCGCCGACCGGTGGTTCCGGGACAACGAGGAAGGCCTGCGCGGCGGCTGGGACACCGCGCAGCGCCTGAAGGAGCTCGACGGGGACGGCGTGGCCGCCGAGGTCGTCTTCCCGGACGCCGACGCCGTCGACAGCCGCACCGCCGCCCCCTTCGGCGTGGGCCTCGGCCTGTCCGGCGACCACGACCCCGAACTGGGCATGGCGGGCGCCCGGGCCCACAACCGATGGCTCGCGGACTTCGTCTCCGAGCACCCCGAACGGCACTGCGGGGTCGCCCTGTTGCCCGTCACGGCCCCCGTGGACCAGGTCGTCGCCGAGATCCACCGGGCCCGGGAGTCCGGCCTCGGCGCCCTGATGATCCCGGCCATGTGGGCGGACAGGGAGCCGTACCACGACCGCCGTTACGACCCCGTGTGGGCGGCCGCCGCCGAGTGCGGCATGCCGGTGCTCACCCACTCCGGCGCCGCCCCCCGCGAGGAGTACGGCGACCACCTCGGCATCTATGTGAGCGAGGTGACCTGGTGGCCGGCCCGGCCGCTGTGGTTCCTGCTCTGGTCCGGCGTCTTCGAACGCCACCCTGGGCTGCGTTTCGGCGTCGCCGAGTCCGGCTGCTGGTGGCTGCCGAACCTGCTGTGGTTCATGGACCGCCTCTACCTCGGCGCGCACGGCGGCAAGAAGCTCTCCCCGTTCGAGGAGCTGAAGCGCCCGCCGCACGAGTACCTGGACCGGCAGGTCTTCGTCTGCGCCACCAACACCAAGCGGCGTGAGCTGGCCCAGCGCTACGAGATCGGCGTCGACAACATCCTCTGGGGCAGCGACTTCCCGCACCCCGAGGGCACCTGGCCGGACACGCGCGCGTGGCTGCGCCGTACCTTCCACGACATCCCGGTGAGCGAGACCCGCCGGATGCTCGGACTGGCGGCGGCGGAGGTCTTCGGCTTCGACATCGGGAAGCTGACCCCGCTCGCCCGCCGCATCGGCCCGGCCCCCGCCGACCTCGGCCAGCCGGCCGACCAGGCGGCCGTGGAGGCGTCCTGGGCGCGCTCGCGCGAGACGGGCCGGCACTGGCTGACCGGCCAGGACTTCCCGGCGCTGGGGGTGACACGGTGA
- a CDS encoding TetR/AcrR family transcriptional regulator: MAGGTRSALTREAVLEAAAALVRRHGPDALTMRALAADLGTAVTSIYWHVGGREALLDALVERTVAELGEIRPSGRTPEQRVVGVARDLRRQLRDHPHLVALVHERGLTERMFLPAQRVLVREAHAAGLRGARAAEFVRAVQFQVVGHVLVERNRERAPVQHPGERELWSSQNAEDDPALARALARPVDTERLFVTAVRALVRSLLTPTLPTRPSDSAG, encoded by the coding sequence ATGGCCGGCGGGACGAGGAGTGCGCTGACCCGGGAGGCGGTGCTGGAGGCCGCCGCCGCCCTGGTGCGGCGGCACGGGCCGGACGCGCTCACCATGCGGGCGCTGGCCGCAGATCTGGGCACCGCCGTGACGTCGATCTACTGGCACGTCGGCGGCCGCGAGGCCCTGCTCGACGCCCTCGTGGAGCGGACCGTGGCCGAGCTCGGCGAGATCCGGCCCTCCGGGCGGACACCCGAGCAGCGCGTGGTCGGGGTCGCCCGCGACCTGCGCCGGCAACTGCGCGACCATCCGCATCTGGTGGCCCTGGTGCACGAGCGCGGGCTGACCGAGCGGATGTTCCTGCCCGCCCAGCGGGTCCTGGTGCGCGAGGCGCACGCCGCCGGGCTGCGCGGCGCGCGGGCGGCCGAGTTCGTGCGGGCCGTGCAGTTCCAGGTCGTCGGGCATGTGCTGGTGGAGCGCAACCGCGAGCGCGCCCCGGTGCAGCACCCCGGCGAGCGGGAGCTGTGGAGTTCCCAGAACGCCGAAGACGACCCCGCACTGGCGCGTGCGCTGGCCCGGCCGGTGGACACCGAGCGGCTGTTCGTGACGGCCGTACGTGCGCTGGTGCGGTCGCTGTTGACCCCGACCCTGCCCACCCGCCCATCCGACTCGGCCGGCTGA
- a CDS encoding acetoacetate decarboxylase family protein — MARARVRYGARTGREIAATRTASARLPDIWSTGVVAVWETDPDALAAVLPPPLKPTGSPLVRVNISEVDLPGYPLGAGSVAVAAAHGTVDGWYPLVMPMTQERALTGGREVFGEPKKLGEVTVERDGSAVRASMSRHGIAFVEVHGTAGAGLPVPEPSRRTDFYFKFLPAVDGSGFDADPVLVHCVRHERVRRLERVTGEVVLRESAYDPVADLPVLRLREITVGEKTSDQSGRVVERVDAQALLPYIHQRYDDPLQILDGPPESASSGGSA, encoded by the coding sequence ATGGCACGCGCACGCGTACGGTACGGCGCACGGACCGGGCGGGAGATCGCCGCGACGCGCACCGCGAGCGCGCGGCTTCCCGATATCTGGTCCACCGGTGTGGTGGCCGTCTGGGAGACCGACCCGGACGCGCTCGCCGCGGTCCTGCCCCCACCGCTGAAACCCACCGGCAGCCCGCTCGTCCGGGTGAACATCAGCGAGGTCGACCTGCCCGGGTACCCGCTCGGCGCGGGCTCCGTCGCGGTCGCCGCCGCGCACGGCACGGTGGACGGCTGGTACCCGCTGGTCATGCCGATGACCCAGGAGCGCGCCCTGACCGGCGGGCGCGAGGTCTTCGGCGAGCCCAAGAAGCTCGGCGAGGTGACGGTCGAGCGCGACGGTTCCGCCGTGCGCGCGTCGATGAGCCGGCACGGCATCGCGTTCGTCGAGGTGCATGGCACGGCCGGCGCCGGGCTGCCGGTGCCGGAGCCGAGCCGCAGGACCGACTTCTACTTCAAGTTCCTTCCCGCCGTGGACGGTTCCGGCTTCGACGCCGATCCGGTCCTGGTGCACTGCGTGCGTCACGAGCGCGTGCGCAGGCTGGAGCGGGTCACCGGCGAGGTCGTGCTGCGCGAGTCGGCGTACGACCCCGTGGCCGACCTTCCGGTGCTGCGCCTGCGCGAGATCACCGTCGGCGAGAAGACCAGCGACCAGAGCGGCCGGGTCGTCGAACGGGTCGACGCCCAGGCCCTGTTGCCGTACATCCACCAACGCTACGACGACCCGCTGCAGATCCTCGACGGACCACCGGAGTCCGCCTCGTCCGGGGGGAGCGCCTGA